AAAGTGGAACTGATAGCCAAGATAATGGACGCGACAAAGAATTTGGAAACTTCCGTAAGCGGAACCAGTGGTACTCAGGCCGAACCAGCAATAACTGCGAGGGAATCTGTTGTGTACCAACGATAAGACTTTCTTTAGCATTAGAGCATGTTCCGACAGCGGAAAGCGTCCCGGAGGTTTTTCATATCGTCTCGTATGACTCTTCGGAAGTAAATACCTCGTACATTGTAAATCGCGAAGATCGTCGCGTAGTAGAAAAAATGATAAGCAACTATCAACCGCGTAGAAATCCGGAGCCCAGATAAGGTATTTACGTCTACAGAATTCAGAAATTATTGCACAGACGAAGGGATTGAACACCAACTAATAACAACGGGCACCCGACGAGCGAACGGCCAAGTGGAACGCGTAAATAGAATTTGAATACCAGTTAATACTCACTCGCGGAGGGGCACGTTGCATGCCCTCGTAGGGAGATGTTGAAACATTAAACCTTTGGGCCATctgtaaattcaaatttgtattaataatatatatattcttataatATCTATATCCTATAATATTTGTGTTCTTTACCTGACAAGAGGCCATTTGATATAAGGCTTGGTAGGCAGATGCTGGAAAATTCGACATTGAGGATCCctgtaaattaaaatttctattaataatatatatatattcctataatatttatatcctaCAATATTTGTGTTCTTTACCCCATAAGGGTCAAACGATTCGCCGGGCCACATGTTAGGTGCTCGAACATTCGGTCTTGGGGCTACCTGTAAATTCAAAAATTACTATTAATAACATATATATTCACATAATATTTGTATCCTATAATATTTCTGTTCTTTACCGCATGCCGGTCAGACGGATCGTCGTCCCACGCAGATCTTGGAACAATGGGCCCTAAGGATGCCTgtaaattcaaaaatttctattaataatgtatatatttttataatatttgtatcCTATAATATTTGTGTTCTTTACCTCAGGCACCGGTTTGGCGTCCTGGTTGTTAGATGGTGGAACATACGAATCTGAGTATGTCTGTAAATTCAAATTtccattaataatatatatactcttataatatttatatcctcTAATATTTGTGTTCTTTACCGGACAACGGGTCAAACGTTTGGCGGGCTGCTTGGGAGATGCCGGAACATTCGAACTTGAGGATGCCTGTATGTATAAATTCACACACACaaatttgtattaatataatatgtatatattcttATAATATATTTGTATCCTATACATATAGTATTTGTGTGCTCTTTACCTCAGAAGGGGCCGGTGGTTTGGCGGCCTGGGTGATAGGTGCTAGAACATTCGAACTTGAGGATACCTGTATATAAATTCACACACACAAAtttgtattaataatatatatattcttataatATATTTGTATCCTATATAGTATTTGTGTTTTTTACCTCAGGAGGGGCCGGTGGTTTGGCGAGCTGGTTGGTAGATGCTGGAATGGTCTTTGAGGGTCCCTGTAAATTCAAATTTCTATTAATAATATACCGGGTGATTCACGACAAACAAGCCACCTAAATAACTCGTttgcttttgaagatagaaagaaatgcatcagaccaaacttacttgatatcgaggcgctcgtaatctgatgtcattaatgtttttataggtggagacgtcaaggagatatgaaggtcaactctgtttttttcaatgaaatgaGGTACTTTTTGTGTAACGTctcagtacgacagtaatggtatcttagagttatttaaattgaaatatctctccTGAATTATCAACTTTTccacatacataggttagtactttttttataacgaatgtccagctgcatcgattaatgtattaaaatcttcaaaagcaagcgagttatttAGATGGCCTGTTTTTTTGTCGTGAATCACCCGGTATATAttcttataatatttatatcctaTAATATTTGTGTTCTTTACCTTAGAAGGgggcaacggtttgacggcctgcttagTAGGTGTTGGAACAATGGACTTTGAGGGTCCctgtaaaaattcaaaaatttctctctattaatatatatatattatatatatattcttataatATTTGTGTTCTTTACCTGAGAAGACCCGGCCATTTCCTGCGGGTGCAAATTGTACAGAGATACTATACAGGACTGTGCATGCTTCTTGATGTCCAGATTATCGTCTCCGAGCAAAGAAGCCAGCGGCACCAGTGCCGCCCTCGCTGATTCTACTGGCAGGCATGGATCAACTGTTTCTATAATTTGTTGTATGAATTTCAGGACGGCTACCCTTCCGCCAATACTGGATGGTCGGCAGAGCGTTGGATCATTCAAACATCTCATTGCTACGAGTAGCAATTGGTCGCCTGGTAAACATTCTCTGCAAACAGACGTTAAATTATTATCTTGAATCGCACGTAAAGAATTGCTTGAACCGTAAATCACAAGATCTCACCTGATGACATCGAGAACTCCTTTAATTTTTTCCTCAATGGATTTCACGTTTTCTTTACAGAATTTACCGAACAGCCACGTACACACTGTATCGATCCAATCGTCGAGATCGTCGTGGTACGTGGTCACCAGTGCTTTTATCACATCGAGCAAACTCGTAAAAACCTGCTTACGTTGCTCTTCGAACAACTTGCTCAAATTTGATTTTAGCTTTCCCAGCTGCGTCTGGGTAAGTATGTGGCCTTCTATCAAgattttttccatttctttcaaattttttttcctttccCTCCATTCGGGATTAATGCAATTTTCGATAATCTCTTCAATATCCTGCAAAACAATGTGTCCGTATATGTAAAGTAATCACAACGTATAGATTGCGACAGCGACAACGACACGAGAATATCTTATTCGCGAAGTAGATGGATTTTTATTAATGGTCGAGTCGTAAACAACTTCCGTTGCAGGCGTTGAAACGAATCGAATGAATATGAGCTGACAGCAATAACGAGAATGgttatataaaatagcaattatTAGCTCGAAAGTGTTAGTTACGAGACGGAAATTGCTTCTGGTTCGAATATGAATAGTAAATTGAACAAACCGATAGACTGATCCCACACATCACGGTACAGTCTTTGCTGGAAGCCACTCCATGAGAACGACTAATGGGTGGATGGACGATGGACAGATATGGAGAACAGAACGGCGCAACAAATGTGGACTCTATGTGGACCCATAGAGATGTGTCTATGTCGCAAAGGtgtattataaaacaatatatttatacaatgcgatttcatataaaacaagctaatataagcgtggtaaatatgaaaataaaacaCTGTGCCCGAAGGCACGTACACGTTCAAAGCTGACAGCGTCCGATTGTAagaccccgttcagacacggcggaaaccgcgcgttttcgaccgcgcgatttttgtttttgattgttcgaccgcgcggttgcgtgtgaacgaatacataaacgctaatgtaaataaggtcCGCGCGGTTGAAATcgcgcggattccgccgtgACTGAACGGGGTCTAAATTATATTGCAGCCGCATAGTGCCGTGTACTTTTATCGCACACAAACATTAGAGAAGCGTTCATGAACTgacgttgaaataacaagcactctctaacggttcatttttgacaatatcgtaaaaattatgtaaactAACTGAtagaatcattcttttctttaaGTTTGACTTAgactactttcataattatgcgcACATACTGTATACATATTACGAAAGCACAATGTACAATAATTTTAAGGACTGATTGATGAAACACTTACCACTTTGTCCTCCTCGACCACGCTATGGTCAACTGAAATCAGAAAGATTGAGACGAGCATTAGTTTGGCAGAATGAGTAGTGCGCTTGAACGAAGCTGCGCGTACTAGGCGGCCGAGCCACGGCCAAGTTGCCACAAATCTCGAGCTACTATCATAAatctgctgtggagccgtcaaCCCGCTCGTGATTTGTGGCAACTTGGCCGTGGCTCGGCCGCCTAGTATACGCAGATCCTAATTCGTGAAGCATAATCTATTGTAATGTTCGATCCCGATGccggcacctctggaaatattccatgtgccatttaaactgtggtgccgaaggtggttcggaacccaccttataagaactgtaggtcccgtcgcgaaaaaATCCTAACATGATTaagtgcgacgtaaaataaccGATAAAACAAAAAACTATTGTAATCAATGATACATTGTAACAGCCGATAAAGCATCTTCGTTCTACTCACCTGCCGAGGGCGTCGTTAAGGGCAGCGACGGTGTTGTTGCCTCCGGGTGGTCAACTTGGACATCCGGGTGGTCAACTTGGACCTCCGGATGATCTACTTGGACCTCCGGGTGGTCACCTTGGACCTCCGTTGACAAAAgacattttaataattttcttccCGCCTCCTGTACGGATTCGGACGTGTTTGAAGAAATCACTTTAACAACTTCTGCAAGCAGGTCGGTTGAAATTGTTTTATCTGGATCAAACCTGAAATAGGATTTATCGTGGCAATTAAGGAATCAAATGTCTTTTCTTCACGCACGAAGCGTCTCCTCTGTTGCAATCGAATTACAACGGTAATTAAATAATTCCTGCAGAGATGAAGCTGATCAGATAAGGGGAAGACGTGCAACATTGGGGTGGAACAAGAAGAACGCGTTTAGTCATAATCAAAAGTCTTCTCTTAAAAAATTCCCATTCCTATAAAATATCGTTTTCCGTCTCGATGTCTCCTtatccgatcaacttcatcttctgcaggaattattttcttatctAATGGCACAATTTTAGCGGGGGGACGTaaaaaaatctcgcaaaaaatattacatcaggtgtagctaaggtccaccctaatgtggcAGATCTTCCCGACTTTTAAAACTTCggatatatcattttttcatgaaatggaacaatattGAGGGGAGATGTGCCCAAAGTTTCATGGCCGAGAAATAAGGTCCATCCTAATGTAGAATCTTA
This genomic stretch from Lasioglossum baleicum chromosome 13, iyLasBale1, whole genome shotgun sequence harbors:
- the LOC143214757 gene encoding uncharacterized protein LOC143214757 isoform X1, which gives rise to MSDSDNKDVPNVLEAFTSLLDRLDHDFNPSDSSIIQPTIDRLGDNKDAMMAHLLLLKIMEKGWMTPKQLLDRLRPALVDENAKLVEEALILLTATVKKFDPDKTISTDLLAEVVKVISSNTSESVQEAGRKLLKCLLSTEVQGDHPEVQVDHPEVQVDHPDVQVDHPEATTPSLPLTTPSAVDHSVVEEDKVDIEEIIENCINPEWRERKKNLKEMEKILIEGHILTQTQLGKLKSNLSKLFEEQRKQVFTSLLDVIKALVTTYHDDLDDWIDTVCTWLFGKFCKENVKSIEEKIKGVLDVIRECLPGDQLLLVAMRCLNDPTLCRPSSIGGRVAVLKFIQQIIETVDPCLPVESARAALVPLASLLGDDNLDIKKHAQSCIVSLYNLHPQEMAGSSQGPSKSIVPTPTKQAVKPLPPSKGPSKTIPASTNQLAKPPAPPEVSSSSNVLAPITQAAKPPAPSEASSSSNVPASPKQPAKRLTRCPTYSDSYVPPSNNQDAKPVPEASLGPIVPRSAWDDDPSDRHAVAPRPNVRAPNMWPGESFDPYGGSSMSNFPASAYQALYQMASCQMAQRFNVSTSPYEGMQRAPPRMATRSFVRCGCKRCNCSTNHCTCRKVCTVNPFASSAEYIRHPRDDLRVRASVQ
- the LOC143214757 gene encoding uncharacterized protein LOC143214757 isoform X4; this translates as MMAHLLLLKIMEKGWMTPKQLLDRLRPALVDENAKLVEEALILLTATVKKFDPDKTISTDLLAEVVKVISSNTSESVQEAGRKLLKCLLSTEVQGDHPEVQVDHPEVQVDHPDVQVDHPEATTPSLPLTTPSAVDHSVVEEDKVDIEEIIENCINPEWRERKKNLKEMEKILIEGHILTQTQLGKLKSNLSKLFEEQRKQVFTSLLDVIKALVTTYHDDLDDWIDTVCTWLFGKFCKENVKSIEEKIKGVLDVIRECLPGDQLLLVAMRCLNDPTLCRPSSIGGRVAVLKFIQQIIETVDPCLPVESARAALVPLASLLGDDNLDIKKHAQSCIVSLYNLHPQEMAGSSQGPSKSIVPTPTKQAVKPLPPSKGPSKTIPASTNQLAKPPAPPEVSSSSNVLAPITQAAKPPAPSEASSSSNVPASPKQPAKRLTRCPTYSDSYVPPSNNQDAKPVPEASLGPIVPRSAWDDDPSDRHAVAPRPNVRAPNMWPGESFDPYGGSSMSNFPASAYQALYQMASCQMAQRFNVSTSPYEGMQRAPPRMATRSFVRCGCKRCNCSTNHCTCRKVCTVNPFASSAEYIRHPRDDLRVRASVQ
- the LOC143214757 gene encoding uncharacterized protein LOC143214757 isoform X2 — protein: MSDSDNKDVPNVLEAFTSLLDRLDHDFNPSDSSIIQPTIDRLGDNKDAMMAHLLLLKIMEKGWMTPKQLLDRLRPALVDENAKLVEEALILLTATVKKFDPDKTISTDLLAEVVKVISSNTSESVQEAGRKLLKCLLSTEVQGDHPEVQVDHPEVQVDHPDVQVDHPEATTPSLPLTTPSAVDHSVVEEDKVDIEEIIENCINPEWRERKKNLKEMEKILIEGHILTQTQLGKLKSNLSKLFEEQRKQVFTSLLDVIKALVTTYHDDLDDWIDTVCTWLFGKFCKENVKSIEEKIKGVLDVIRECLPGDQLLLVAMRCLNDPTLCRPSSIGGRVAVLKFIQQIIETVDPCLPVESARAALVPLASLLGDDNLDIKKHAQSCIVSLYNLHPQEMAGSSQGPSKSIVPTPTKQAVKPLPPSKGPSKTIPASTNQLAKPPAPPEVSSSSNVLAPITQAAKPPAPSEASSSSNVPASPKQPAKRLTRCPTYSDSYVPPSNNQDAKPVPEASLGPIVPRSAWDDDPSDRHAVAPRPNVRAPNMWPGESFDPYGGSSMSNFPASAYQALYQMASCQMAQRFNVSTSPYEGMQRAPPRMATRSFVRCGCKRCNCSTNHCTCRKNGARCGSDCDCVGCCN
- the LOC143214757 gene encoding uncharacterized protein LOC143214757 isoform X3, translated to MSDSDNKDVPNVLEAFTSLLDRLDHDFNPSDSSIIQPTIDRLGDNKDAMMAHLLLLKIMEKGWMTPKQLLDRLRPALVDENAKLVEEALILLTATVKKFDPDKTISTDLLAEVVKVISSNTSESVQEAGRKLLKCLLSTEVQGDHPEVQVDHPEVQVDHPDVQVDHPEATTPSLPLTTPSAVDHSVVEEDKVDIEEIIENCINPEWRERKKNLKEMEKILIEGHILTQTQLGKLKSNLSKLFEEQRKQVFTSLLDVIKALVTTYHDDLDDWIDTVCTWLFGKFCKENVKSIEEKIKGVLDVIRECLPGDQLLLVAMRCLNDPTLCRPSSIGGRVAVLKFIQQIIETVDPCLPVESARAALVPLASLLGDDNLDIKKHAQSCIVSLYNLHPQEMAGSSQVSSSSNVLAPITQAAKPPAPSEASSSSNVPASPKQPAKRLTRCPTYSDSYVPPSNNQDAKPVPEASLGPIVPRSAWDDDPSDRHAVAPRPNVRAPNMWPGESFDPYGGSSMSNFPASAYQALYQMASCQMAQRFNVSTSPYEGMQRAPPRMATRSFVRCGCKRCNCSTNHCTCRKVCTVNPFASSAEYIRHPRDDLRVRASVQ